A genomic stretch from Croceibacterium aestuarii includes:
- the purF gene encoding amidophosphoribosyltransferase, with protein MNLTHQLNDLDGDKLREECGVFGIIGGAEAAAATALGLHALQHRGQEAVGITSFDGREFYTRRGLGHVAENFSSGESIAELPGTMAVGHVRYSTTGGAGLRNVQPLYADLASGGFAVAHNGNLSNAGQLRQDLVQKGSIFQSTSDTEVIIHLVATSTQRTMLDKLIDALLQVEGAYALVICTPRGMAACRDPLGIRPLVMGKLGDATVFASETVALDVIGAEFVRQVEPGEFIEVDHDGAVRSHRPFGERPSRPCIFEHVYFSRPDSIFNDRSVYQSRKLIGVELAKEEPVVADLVVPVPDSGVPAAIGYSQESGIPFELGIIRSHYVGRTFIQPSDGARNAGVKRKHNANRALVEGKRIVLIDDSIVRGTTSMKIVQMMRDAGAREVHFRVASPPTGHGCYYGVDTPERSKLLAGRMDIKAMCEFIQADSLAFVSIDGLYRAVGLAGRNDACPQYCDACFTGDYPTALTDLDGRRRQAAQLTLPVNKVA; from the coding sequence ATGAACCTCACGCATCAATTGAACGATCTCGACGGCGACAAGCTGCGGGAAGAGTGCGGCGTTTTCGGCATCATTGGCGGTGCCGAGGCGGCAGCCGCGACCGCGCTCGGCCTCCACGCGCTGCAGCACCGCGGTCAGGAAGCCGTCGGCATCACGAGTTTCGACGGGCGCGAGTTCTACACCCGCCGCGGCCTCGGCCACGTGGCGGAAAACTTCTCGAGCGGTGAGTCGATTGCCGAGCTGCCCGGCACGATGGCCGTCGGCCACGTCCGCTATTCGACCACCGGGGGTGCGGGTCTGCGCAACGTCCAGCCGCTCTATGCCGATCTCGCCAGCGGCGGCTTCGCCGTAGCGCACAACGGCAACCTGTCGAACGCCGGCCAGCTGCGGCAGGACCTGGTTCAGAAGGGTTCGATCTTCCAGTCGACCTCGGACACCGAGGTCATCATTCACCTCGTCGCTACCAGCACGCAGCGCACGATGCTCGACAAGTTGATCGACGCATTGCTGCAGGTCGAAGGCGCCTATGCCCTGGTCATCTGCACGCCGCGCGGCATGGCCGCGTGCCGCGATCCGCTCGGCATTCGCCCGCTGGTCATGGGCAAGCTCGGCGACGCAACCGTATTCGCCAGCGAGACCGTGGCGCTCGACGTGATCGGTGCGGAGTTCGTCCGCCAGGTCGAACCCGGAGAGTTCATCGAGGTCGATCACGACGGCGCCGTGCGTAGCCATCGTCCATTCGGAGAGCGTCCCTCGCGCCCCTGCATCTTCGAGCATGTCTATTTCAGCCGCCCGGATTCGATCTTCAACGACCGCTCGGTCTACCAGTCGCGCAAGCTGATAGGGGTGGAGCTGGCCAAGGAAGAGCCGGTCGTGGCCGATCTGGTCGTGCCGGTGCCCGACAGCGGCGTGCCCGCGGCGATCGGTTATAGCCAGGAATCGGGCATTCCTTTCGAGCTCGGGATCATTCGCTCGCACTATGTCGGTCGCACGTTCATCCAGCCCTCCGACGGCGCCCGCAACGCCGGCGTCAAGCGCAAGCACAACGCCAATCGCGCCTTGGTGGAAGGCAAGCGCATCGTCCTGATCGACGATTCGATCGTGCGCGGCACGACCAGCATGAAGATCGTGCAGATGATGCGCGACGCCGGCGCCCGCGAAGTGCACTTCCGCGTCGCAAGCCCACCGACCGGCCACGGTTGCTATTACGGCGTCGACACCCCCGAGCGGTCCAAGCTGCTCGCCGGCAGGATGGATATCAAGGCGATGTGCGAGTTCATCCAGGCCGACAGCCTCGCCTTCGTGTCGATCGACGGGCTCTATCGGGCCGTCGGGCTGGCTGGCCGCAACGATGCCTGCCCACAGTACTGCGATGCCTGCTTTACCGGCGATTACCCGACGGCGCTGACCGATCTCGACGGGCGCCGGCGCCAGGCCGCCCAGCTCACCCTGCCCGTCAACAAGGTCGCCTGA
- a CDS encoding YdeI/OmpD-associated family protein, protein MSRDPRIDAYIAKSAEFARPILAHLRKVVHKTIPTAGETIKWGMPHFTYRDKNVAGMAAFKAHCALTIHGEGRHGDFEGMGQIGKVTSLADLPPDDAIAAKLREAVTRIDESGSAVKRPAKAIAPQDLRVPEDFADALRKNPAAEATFEGFPPSQRREYLEWVTEAKQDATRARRLATSIEWLAEGKRRNWKYER, encoded by the coding sequence ATGTCCCGCGACCCGCGCATCGACGCCTATATCGCCAAGTCGGCCGAGTTTGCCCGGCCGATCCTCGCCCACTTGCGCAAGGTGGTTCATAAAACCATCCCGACGGCCGGCGAGACGATCAAGTGGGGCATGCCGCACTTCACCTACAGGGATAAGAACGTGGCCGGTATGGCGGCGTTCAAGGCGCATTGCGCGCTGACCATCCACGGCGAGGGCCGGCACGGCGACTTCGAGGGAATGGGGCAGATCGGCAAGGTTACGAGCTTGGCAGACCTTCCGCCCGACGATGCCATCGCCGCAAAGCTACGCGAGGCCGTGACCCGGATCGACGAGAGCGGGAGCGCGGTCAAACGGCCAGCCAAGGCCATAGCGCCGCAAGACTTGCGCGTTCCCGAGGACTTCGCGGACGCTCTTCGCAAGAACCCCGCGGCTGAGGCGACATTCGAGGGTTTCCCGCCGTCGCAGCGACGTGAATACCTCGAATGGGTCACCGAGGCGAAACAGGATGCGACTCGCGCCCGGCGTCTCGCGACGTCGATCGAATGGCTTGCCGAAGGCAAGCGCCGGAACTGGAAATACGAGCGCTGA
- a CDS encoding 3-methyl-2-oxobutanoate dehydrogenase (2-methylpropanoyl-transferring) subunit alpha produces the protein MAKQGEGGGYNRPRLALHVPEPKFRPGDTVDFSHIPVPEAGAQPRPDETCAASETNPLCTALVRVLGDDNKAHGPWDPRLSPDKLREILRDMALVRAFDERMYRGQRQGKTSFYMKCTGEEATSVAAAHALASDDMAFPSYRQQGVLISRGYPMVEMINQIYSNRGDKLKGRQLPIMYSSRGYSFFTISGNLATQLPQATGFAMASAIKGDSRIAAAWVGEGSTAEGDFHSALTFAAVYNAPVVFNVVNNQWAISSFSGFAGSERTTFAARAIGYGIAGLRVDGNDPLAVYAAERWAADRARSNNGPTLIEYFTYRAEGHSTSDDPSQYRSAQEREEWPLGDPIMRLKLHLIELGEWSEDQQKAMDQELAEAVKAATKEAEKNGILGHGMHHPFHTMFEDVFEELPWHLEEQADQAIRERKIKWPQQ, from the coding sequence ATGGCGAAGCAGGGTGAAGGCGGCGGCTACAACCGGCCGCGGCTCGCACTGCACGTTCCGGAACCGAAGTTTCGGCCCGGCGACACGGTCGACTTTTCGCATATCCCGGTGCCCGAGGCGGGCGCTCAGCCGCGGCCCGACGAGACCTGCGCGGCCAGCGAAACCAACCCGCTGTGCACCGCCCTGGTGCGCGTGCTGGGTGATGACAACAAAGCGCACGGTCCGTGGGATCCGCGGCTATCCCCCGACAAGCTGCGCGAGATTCTGCGCGACATGGCGCTGGTCCGCGCCTTCGACGAGCGGATGTATCGCGGTCAGCGGCAGGGCAAGACCAGCTTCTACATGAAATGCACCGGCGAGGAGGCGACCTCGGTCGCCGCCGCGCATGCGCTGGCCAGCGACGATATGGCGTTCCCAAGCTATCGCCAGCAGGGCGTGCTCATCTCGCGCGGGTATCCGATGGTCGAGATGATCAACCAGATCTACTCCAATCGCGGCGATAAGCTGAAGGGCCGTCAGCTGCCGATCATGTATTCGAGCCGCGGCTATTCGTTCTTCACCATCAGCGGCAACCTGGCGACGCAGCTGCCCCAAGCGACGGGTTTCGCGATGGCCAGCGCGATCAAGGGAGACAGCCGCATCGCCGCCGCGTGGGTGGGCGAGGGGAGCACCGCCGAAGGCGACTTCCACTCCGCGCTGACTTTTGCTGCAGTCTACAACGCGCCCGTCGTGTTCAACGTCGTCAACAATCAGTGGGCCATCTCGAGCTTTTCCGGCTTTGCCGGTAGCGAGCGCACGACCTTTGCCGCGCGGGCCATCGGTTACGGAATCGCCGGCCTTCGCGTCGACGGCAACGACCCCCTGGCGGTCTATGCCGCCGAACGCTGGGCTGCCGACCGCGCCCGGTCGAACAACGGCCCGACCCTCATCGAATATTTCACCTACCGCGCCGAGGGCCATTCGACCTCCGACGACCCCAGCCAGTATCGCAGCGCGCAGGAGCGCGAGGAATGGCCGCTCGGCGATCCGATCATGCGGCTCAAGCTGCACCTGATCGAACTCGGCGAGTGGTCCGAGGATCAGCAGAAGGCGATGGACCAGGAACTGGCCGAGGCGGTCAAGGCCGCGACCAAGGAGGCCGAAAAGAACGGCATCCTCGGTCACGGCATGCACCACCCGTTCCACACCATGTTCGAGGACGTGTTCGAGGAATTGCCGTGGCACCTGGAAGAACAGGCCGATCAGGCGATCCGCGAGAGGAAGATCAAATGGCCACAGCAGTAA
- a CDS encoding SAM-dependent methyltransferase, with product MNREIARGGALLQGGRRFGIAPGFFARLFFGGFHALIDRIDEGLNEGSIVIRLPDGSVRMLGGRTPGFAGEITIHDWRALIRFALGGSVGFYQAWEAGEWTSPDPVPLFALFSVNGEALGETGRAKGPYRAAARFAHWLNRNTKSGAEKNIHAHYDLGNDFYRQWLDPTMAYSSAYRVGDDGLEPAQVRKWERLAERIGDPETVLEIGCGWGGLCNHLAERGASVTGISLSEEQLAWARKRFPAIEFLKQDYRDTSGQFDAIVSVEMVEALGREYWPKFMDCVARNLKPGGRAAIQFIAMHESLFEGYARNADFIQAYVFPGGLLIKASEFRALAEERGLSWQDQEDFPLDYAETLKAWRANFDRACDEGRLPPGFDERFRNLWRFYLMYCEGGFRGGGITVSQVTLIKDS from the coding sequence GTGAACAGGGAGATCGCCAGGGGTGGGGCGCTGCTACAAGGCGGACGCCGGTTCGGCATTGCGCCGGGATTCTTCGCACGCCTGTTCTTCGGCGGTTTTCACGCGCTGATTGACCGGATCGACGAGGGTCTTAACGAAGGTTCGATCGTCATACGCTTGCCCGACGGTTCGGTGCGCATGCTCGGTGGGCGCACTCCGGGTTTCGCCGGGGAGATCACGATCCATGACTGGCGTGCGCTAATTCGCTTCGCGCTCGGCGGTTCGGTCGGCTTCTACCAGGCGTGGGAAGCGGGCGAGTGGACAAGCCCGGACCCGGTGCCGCTGTTCGCGCTGTTTTCGGTCAACGGGGAAGCGCTCGGCGAAACCGGCCGCGCCAAGGGCCCCTATCGAGCCGCGGCGCGGTTTGCCCATTGGCTCAACCGCAACACGAAGTCGGGCGCGGAAAAGAACATCCACGCCCACTACGACCTCGGCAACGACTTCTACCGCCAGTGGCTCGACCCGACGATGGCCTATTCGAGCGCCTACCGCGTCGGCGACGACGGGCTCGAGCCGGCGCAGGTGCGCAAATGGGAGCGGCTCGCCGAGCGCATCGGCGACCCCGAAACCGTGCTTGAGATCGGCTGCGGTTGGGGTGGGCTGTGCAATCACCTCGCCGAGCGGGGGGCCAGCGTGACGGGCATCAGCCTGTCCGAAGAGCAACTGGCCTGGGCGCGCAAACGCTTTCCCGCGATCGAGTTCCTCAAGCAGGACTATCGCGATACCAGCGGGCAGTTCGATGCGATCGTCAGCGTCGAGATGGTGGAGGCCCTGGGGCGCGAATACTGGCCCAAATTCATGGATTGCGTCGCCCGCAACCTGAAACCGGGCGGACGCGCGGCGATCCAGTTCATCGCCATGCACGAAAGCCTCTTCGAGGGTTACGCCCGCAACGCCGACTTCATCCAGGCCTACGTCTTTCCCGGCGGGCTGCTGATCAAGGCGAGCGAATTCCGCGCCCTGGCGGAGGAGCGCGGGCTGTCGTGGCAGGATCAGGAGGACTTCCCGCTCGACTACGCCGAGACACTCAAGGCCTGGCGCGCGAACTTCGATCGGGCCTGCGATGAAGGCCGTCTGCCGCCAGGTTTCGACGAGCGCTTCCGCAACCTGTGGCGCTTCTACCTGATGTACTGCGAAGGGGGCTTCCGCGGCGGGGGGATTACCGTCAGCCAAGTCACCCTGATTAAGGACAGTTGA
- a CDS encoding serine hydrolase domain-containing protein, with the protein MHFRFVPAFAAAVLAACTLASPAIERTSPPATATSLTRASTEVLFWDDATRADRFRHMEDLFPGIEVAPSPHPRTLPAGAALPATASGALDTYLARGDIAGIMVLQGGKVRYEKYGLGFGPEQRWTSFSMAKSLTSTLAGAAMKDSYIRSLDDKVSQYVPGLAGSAYDDVTLEQLLTMTSGVAWNEDYADPNSDVARIFAVEPDPGQSQVVTVMKKLPREAPPGEKWVYKTGETNLVGELVEKATGRTLAEYAKQKVVDPAGLAGKLFWQTELTGGNVGGCCIELSMRDYARFGQFVLEGGHGSVASDWLGRAGAPHVDLGQGFGYGYQWWTYPAGAFGAVGIFGQSITLFPDEEFVVVILGNWPKATGADLTGPRTALLAQVHAALAAE; encoded by the coding sequence ATGCATTTCAGATTTGTTCCGGCGTTCGCCGCGGCGGTGCTGGCGGCCTGCACTCTCGCATCCCCGGCGATTGAGCGGACTTCGCCGCCGGCCACCGCCACGAGCCTGACGCGCGCTTCGACCGAAGTGCTGTTCTGGGACGACGCCACCCGCGCCGACCGCTTCCGCCATATGGAGGACTTATTCCCCGGCATCGAGGTTGCCCCATCGCCCCATCCGCGCACACTGCCTGCCGGCGCCGCGCTGCCGGCTACGGCATCGGGCGCGCTCGACACGTACCTCGCGCGGGGCGACATTGCCGGGATCATGGTCCTGCAGGGCGGCAAGGTCCGCTATGAGAAGTACGGTCTCGGCTTCGGCCCCGAACAGCGCTGGACCAGCTTCTCGATGGCCAAGAGCCTGACCTCGACGCTCGCCGGGGCGGCAATGAAGGACAGCTACATCAGGAGCTTGGACGACAAGGTTTCGCAGTATGTCCCGGGCCTCGCGGGTAGCGCTTACGACGATGTGACGCTCGAGCAGCTTCTGACGATGACCTCGGGCGTTGCCTGGAACGAGGATTACGCCGATCCGAACAGCGACGTGGCGCGAATCTTCGCGGTCGAACCCGACCCGGGGCAATCGCAGGTTGTTACGGTAATGAAGAAGCTGCCGCGCGAGGCCCCGCCGGGCGAGAAATGGGTCTACAAGACCGGCGAGACCAACCTTGTCGGTGAGCTGGTCGAGAAGGCGACCGGACGGACACTCGCTGAATATGCCAAACAGAAGGTGGTCGATCCCGCCGGACTGGCGGGCAAGCTATTCTGGCAGACCGAGCTGACCGGCGGCAACGTCGGCGGCTGCTGCATCGAGCTGTCGATGCGCGACTATGCCCGTTTCGGCCAGTTCGTACTCGAGGGTGGGCACGGCAGCGTGGCGTCCGATTGGCTGGGCCGGGCCGGGGCGCCGCATGTCGATTTGGGTCAGGGTTTCGGCTATGGCTACCAGTGGTGGACTTATCCCGCCGGGGCGTTTGGCGCAGTCGGTATTTTCGGGCAGTCGATCACGCTTTTTCCCGACGAGGAGTTCGTGGTGGTGATCCTCGGTAACTGGCCAAAGGCAACGGGCGCAGACCTCACTGGCCCGCGCACTGCATTGCTGGCGCAGGTCCACGCGGCCTTGGCCGCGGAATAA
- a CDS encoding SDR family NAD(P)-dependent oxidoreductase, with the protein MADDKPLSGRVALVTGASRGIGAATAQALAAAGAHVVLTARSARDLEAVEESIHQAGGTATIAPMDLAESDSIARLANAISERWNQLDVLVINAALLPQLTPVTQIEQSAFNKALTLNVLATQALLANFDPLLKRAEAARVIGLTSSVGKDPRAYWGAYGATKAAFDNLLSAYAHEVERISETRVAIVDPGATRTQMRARAYPGEDPQTVKPPEEVAKRIVALVAEDFSSGVRIRVENSR; encoded by the coding sequence ATGGCCGACGACAAGCCGCTTTCCGGGCGCGTGGCGCTCGTCACCGGCGCGAGCCGCGGAATTGGTGCGGCGACGGCGCAGGCACTCGCCGCGGCCGGGGCGCACGTCGTCCTCACCGCACGCAGCGCACGCGATCTGGAAGCCGTCGAAGAATCGATCCACCAGGCCGGCGGGACCGCGACGATCGCGCCGATGGACCTGGCTGAAAGCGATTCGATCGCCCGTCTTGCCAACGCCATTTCCGAACGCTGGAACCAGCTCGACGTGCTTGTGATCAATGCCGCGCTGCTGCCGCAGCTGACGCCGGTGACGCAGATCGAGCAGAGCGCGTTCAACAAAGCCCTGACGCTCAATGTCTTGGCGACGCAGGCGCTTCTGGCCAACTTCGACCCGCTGCTCAAGCGTGCCGAGGCGGCGCGGGTGATAGGCCTCACCAGTTCGGTCGGGAAGGACCCGCGGGCCTATTGGGGCGCGTACGGGGCCACCAAGGCCGCGTTCGACAACTTGCTGTCCGCCTATGCCCATGAGGTCGAGCGCATTTCCGAGACCCGGGTCGCGATCGTCGATCCGGGGGCCACGCGGACCCAGATGCGCGCCCGCGCCTACCCGGGCGAGGATCCGCAGACGGTCAAGCCACCCGAGGAAGTGGCCAAACGCATCGTGGCTCTCGTCGCCGAGGACTTCTCCAGCGGGGTGCGGATCAGGGTGGAAAATTCGCGTTAA
- a CDS encoding dihydrolipoamide acetyltransferase family protein yields the protein MARFTFNLPDIGEGIAEAEIVAWHVKVGDMVEEDGRLADMMTDKATVEMESPVSGKIVEVAGEEGDVIAIGSPLVVVETEGEIPEEVVEANEAVAEEADAPAPKAEAVEQRIEVETSDASDAEDAIAAEAAPPEPVRPEPVEGRSAEPQPSQVRGSTGSPRTEKDKPSPASGPSSGAKVLASPAVRQRAAELGIDLGEVRPAEDGRVRHADLDAFLSYGASKGFAPAGKAMRDETIKVMGLRRRIAENMAASKRNIPHFSYVEECDVTDLEKLRADLNANRGAKPKLTLLPLLITAICRALPEFPMLNARYDDEANVVQRYGAVHLGMATMTDNGLMVPVIRDAQARNLWQLAGEIARLAEAARNGTAKSDELSGSSLTITSLGPLGGVATTPVINRPEVAIIGPNRIVERPMFVTDGMGGERIEKRKLMNISISADHRVVDGYDAAAFVQAVRKLIETPVLLLAD from the coding sequence ATGGCACGATTCACTTTCAACCTCCCCGACATCGGTGAAGGCATCGCCGAAGCAGAGATCGTCGCCTGGCACGTGAAGGTCGGCGACATGGTCGAGGAAGACGGCCGCCTGGCCGACATGATGACCGACAAGGCGACCGTCGAGATGGAGAGCCCGGTCTCCGGCAAGATCGTCGAGGTCGCGGGCGAGGAGGGCGATGTGATCGCCATTGGCAGCCCGCTGGTGGTCGTCGAGACCGAAGGCGAAATTCCGGAAGAGGTCGTCGAAGCCAACGAAGCGGTGGCCGAGGAGGCCGATGCCCCCGCGCCGAAGGCCGAAGCGGTCGAGCAGCGGATCGAGGTCGAGACTTCCGACGCCAGCGATGCCGAGGATGCGATTGCTGCGGAAGCGGCACCGCCAGAACCCGTTCGTCCTGAGCCTGTCGAAGGACGAAGTGCGGAGCCACAACCGTCGCAAGTTCGCGGTTCGACAGGCTCACCGCGAACGGAGAAGGACAAGCCTTCTCCGGCAAGCGGACCTTCCTCCGGCGCCAAAGTCCTCGCCAGCCCGGCCGTGCGCCAGCGCGCCGCCGAACTGGGCATCGATCTTGGCGAAGTGCGCCCGGCCGAGGACGGCCGCGTGCGCCATGCCGACCTCGATGCCTTCCTGTCCTACGGCGCGAGCAAGGGCTTTGCACCGGCGGGCAAGGCGATGCGCGACGAGACCATCAAGGTCATGGGCCTGCGCCGACGCATCGCCGAGAACATGGCGGCATCGAAGCGCAACATTCCGCACTTCTCCTATGTCGAGGAATGCGACGTCACCGATCTCGAGAAGCTCCGCGCCGATCTCAACGCCAATCGCGGCGCCAAGCCAAAGCTAACCTTGTTGCCGCTGCTGATCACCGCGATCTGCCGCGCGCTGCCCGAATTCCCGATGCTCAACGCCCGCTATGACGACGAGGCGAACGTGGTGCAGCGCTATGGCGCGGTGCATCTCGGCATGGCGACGATGACCGACAACGGGCTGATGGTCCCGGTGATCCGCGATGCGCAGGCGCGCAACCTGTGGCAGCTGGCGGGCGAGATCGCCCGTCTCGCCGAAGCCGCGCGCAACGGCACCGCGAAGTCCGACGAGCTCTCCGGCTCGTCCCTGACGATCACCTCGCTCGGCCCGCTTGGCGGCGTCGCGACCACCCCAGTGATCAACCGCCCAGAAGTGGCGATCATCGGCCCCAATCGCATCGTCGAGCGGCCCATGTTCGTGACCGACGGCATGGGCGGCGAGCGGATCGAGAAGCGCAAGCTGATGAACATTTCGATCAGCGCCGATCACCGCGTGGTCGACGGTTACGACGCCGCGGCCTTCGTCCAGGCGGTCAGGAAGTTGATCGAAACGCCGGTGCTTCTGCTCGCCGACTGA
- a CDS encoding PilZ domain-containing protein, whose product MSMQNVVGRYEIAAQEDRSAPRTKLSIPAQFRQSGGRAFQTVVHDLSLSGFCCTAVSRVHAGTVCWLTLPGLESLQAEVIWWEDNMAGCAFASLLSPIVHDNILARYRGDGTYGG is encoded by the coding sequence ATGAGCATGCAGAACGTCGTTGGTCGCTACGAAATCGCTGCGCAGGAAGATCGCAGCGCTCCGCGCACCAAGCTTTCGATTCCGGCACAGTTTCGCCAGTCGGGCGGTCGCGCCTTCCAGACTGTGGTCCACGACCTTTCGCTGTCGGGCTTTTGCTGCACGGCGGTGAGCCGGGTACACGCCGGCACCGTGTGCTGGCTGACCCTGCCCGGTCTGGAATCGCTCCAGGCAGAAGTGATCTGGTGGGAAGACAATATGGCGGGCTGCGCCTTTGCCAGCCTGCTCAGCCCCATCGTTCACGACAACATCCTGGCCCGCTACCGCGGCGACGGGACGTACGGCGGCTGA
- the thyA gene encoding thymidylate synthase, with the protein MASTPHPADSAPREHWEWSYLELMRRIWTEGDERIDRTGVGTRALFGTQLRCDLSQGRVPLLTTKRVFWKAAARETLWFLTGETNIRPLLEQGVTIWSDWPLKKYREASGEDIAQEDFERRIVEDADFAARWGDLGPVYGKQWVDWPTFEPAGNGLFRPGPGFNQVAQAVESLRTNPGSRRHIIEGWNVAELDRMALPPCHKTYQFHVAGDRVSCVLYQRSCDVALGLPFNLFGAALLTRMIAQQAGYEVGELVWMGGDTHLYLNHAELVEEQLGREPSGDPRLAIKRRPTSIFGYRFDDFEVTNYAPQGALRAPVAV; encoded by the coding sequence ATGGCGAGCACCCCGCACCCGGCCGATTCTGCCCCTCGCGAGCACTGGGAATGGTCCTACCTCGAACTCATGCGGCGCATCTGGACCGAGGGCGACGAGCGGATCGACCGCACCGGTGTCGGCACGCGGGCGCTGTTCGGTACCCAGCTGCGCTGCGACCTCTCGCAAGGCCGCGTCCCGTTGCTGACCACCAAGCGCGTGTTCTGGAAGGCCGCGGCGCGCGAGACGCTGTGGTTCCTGACCGGCGAGACCAACATCCGCCCGCTGCTCGAACAGGGCGTGACGATTTGGAGCGACTGGCCGCTCAAGAAATACCGCGAGGCCTCGGGCGAGGATATCGCGCAGGAGGATTTCGAGCGGCGCATCGTCGAGGACGCCGATTTTGCCGCCAGGTGGGGCGATCTCGGCCCGGTCTACGGCAAGCAGTGGGTCGACTGGCCCACCTTTGAGCCGGCGGGCAACGGGTTGTTTCGGCCAGGTCCCGGCTTTAACCAGGTGGCCCAGGCGGTCGAGAGCCTGCGCACCAATCCCGGAAGCCGTAGGCACATCATCGAGGGCTGGAACGTTGCCGAACTCGACCGGATGGCCCTGCCGCCTTGTCACAAGACCTATCAGTTCCACGTCGCCGGCGACCGGGTCTCCTGCGTGCTCTACCAGCGCAGCTGCGATGTCGCGCTGGGGCTGCCGTTCAACCTGTTCGGCGCGGCGTTGCTGACACGGATGATCGCCCAGCAGGCCGGCTACGAAGTGGGCGAGCTCGTATGGATGGGCGGGGACACGCACCTCTATCTGAACCATGCCGAGCTCGTGGAAGAGCAACTTGGCCGGGAACCCTCGGGCGATCCGCGGCTTGCCATAAAGAGGCGACCCACGTCGATTTTCGGCTACCGGTTCGACGACTTCGAGGTGACGAATTATGCCCCGCAGGGCGCGCTTCGGGCGCCGGTGGCGGTGTGA
- a CDS encoding alpha-ketoacid dehydrogenase subunit beta has translation MATAVSGDDVVSLSDAPTRPMNMIEAINDALDIMLERDPDVIVMGEDVGYFGGVFRATAGLQDKYGKTRVFDTPISECGIIGVAVGMGAYGLRPVPEIQFADYIYPGLDQLISEAARLRYRSAGEFIAPMTVRTPFGGGIFGGQTHSQSPEAIFTHVSGLKTIVPSTPHDAKGLLIAAIEDNDPCIFFEPKRIYNGPFDGYYDKPTKPWKDHPDAKVPEGYYSIPLGKARTVRKGEALTVLVYGTMVHVAEAVCREKGVDAEIIDLRTLVPLDIEAVEKSVEKTGRCLVIHEATRTSGFGAELVSLVQERCFYHLEAPVERVTGFDTPYPHSLEWAYFPGPIRIGEAIDKLLEA, from the coding sequence ATGGCCACAGCAGTAAGCGGGGACGACGTCGTCAGCCTGTCGGACGCCCCGACCCGGCCGATGAACATGATCGAGGCGATCAACGACGCGCTCGACATCATGCTCGAGCGCGATCCGGATGTCATCGTCATGGGCGAGGACGTAGGCTATTTCGGCGGCGTGTTTCGCGCCACCGCCGGCCTGCAGGACAAGTACGGCAAGACCCGCGTGTTCGACACGCCGATCTCCGAATGCGGGATCATTGGCGTGGCGGTGGGAATGGGCGCCTACGGCCTCAGGCCGGTGCCGGAGATCCAGTTCGCCGATTACATCTATCCGGGGCTCGACCAGCTCATCTCCGAGGCGGCACGGCTACGCTATCGCTCGGCCGGCGAGTTCATCGCCCCGATGACCGTGCGCACGCCCTTCGGCGGCGGCATCTTCGGCGGGCAGACGCACAGCCAGAGCCCTGAGGCGATCTTCACCCACGTTTCGGGCCTCAAGACCATCGTCCCGAGCACCCCCCACGATGCCAAGGGCCTGCTGATCGCCGCGATCGAAGACAACGACCCGTGCATCTTCTTCGAGCCGAAGCGGATCTACAACGGCCCCTTCGACGGATATTACGACAAGCCGACCAAGCCGTGGAAGGATCACCCCGACGCCAAGGTGCCGGAAGGCTACTACTCGATCCCGCTCGGCAAGGCGCGAACCGTGCGAAAGGGCGAGGCACTGACCGTGCTGGTCTACGGCACCATGGTCCATGTCGCTGAGGCCGTGTGCCGCGAAAAGGGCGTCGATGCCGAGATCATCGACCTGCGCACGCTCGTCCCGCTCGACATCGAGGCTGTGGAAAAGTCCGTGGAAAAAACCGGGCGCTGCCTGGTGATACACGAAGCGACGCGCACATCCGGCTTTGGTGCCGAACTGGTCAGCCTGGTGCAGGAACGCTGCTTCTACCACCTCGAAGCACCGGTCGAACGCGTGACCGGCTTCGACACCCCCTATCCCCACAGTCTCGAATGGGCCTATTTCCCCGGTCCGATCCGCATCGGCGAGGCGATCGACAAGCTTCTGGAAGCCTGA